One genomic region from Fictibacillus marinisediminis encodes:
- a CDS encoding PhoH family protein, translating to MNKIYVLDTNVLLQDPYSIFSFGNHEVVIPAIVLEEVDSKKRYMDEIGRNAREVSRLIDKLRAKGKLHEHVPLENGGILRVELNHRSFQRLQETFAEPTNDNRILAVSLNLLNEEKGKENAKEVILVSKDVLVRVKADALGIQAEDFLSDRVVDRDEQTYLGYKEIYVNSELLEKFYEKQELPVLEIANHSFYPHQFIIMKDMYRSSVSALARVEDNGKKLKPLLFEGDSIWGIKPRNVQQKMAIELLLRKDVHLVTLIGKAGTGKTLLTLAAGLLQTEDLKKYIKLFIARPIVPVGKDIGYLPGEKDEKLKPWMQPIYDNLEYLFNAKKQGELEKILAGIGSIHVEALTYIRGRSLPDQFIIIDEAQNLTKHEVKTILTRVGEGSKVILLGDPKQIDHPYLDEFTNGLTYVVEKFKDQSISGHVKLEKGERSSLAQLAADLL from the coding sequence TTGAATAAAATATATGTCCTTGATACCAATGTTCTTTTACAGGATCCATATTCAATATTCTCATTTGGCAATCATGAGGTCGTTATTCCTGCAATCGTGCTCGAGGAAGTGGATTCAAAAAAAAGGTACATGGATGAGATCGGAAGAAACGCACGGGAAGTATCAAGGCTAATTGATAAACTTAGGGCGAAAGGGAAACTCCATGAACATGTTCCCTTGGAAAATGGGGGGATATTGAGGGTTGAACTCAATCATCGGTCCTTCCAGCGGCTTCAGGAAACATTTGCTGAGCCAACCAATGACAACAGGATCTTGGCTGTTTCTTTAAATTTATTAAATGAGGAAAAAGGAAAAGAGAACGCCAAGGAGGTAATTTTGGTCAGTAAGGATGTACTCGTCAGAGTCAAAGCAGATGCACTTGGCATCCAAGCAGAAGATTTCCTGAGTGACAGGGTAGTGGATCGCGACGAACAAACCTATTTAGGCTACAAGGAAATATACGTAAACAGCGAACTTCTGGAAAAATTTTATGAGAAGCAGGAGCTTCCTGTATTGGAGATTGCCAACCACTCTTTCTACCCCCACCAGTTTATCATTATGAAAGACATGTACCGGAGTTCTGTTTCTGCACTCGCGAGGGTAGAAGATAACGGGAAAAAACTAAAGCCGCTTCTATTTGAAGGGGATTCGATCTGGGGAATTAAGCCAAGGAATGTCCAGCAAAAAATGGCGATCGAATTGCTCTTGCGCAAGGATGTTCACCTCGTGACCTTGATTGGAAAAGCAGGGACCGGCAAAACCCTTTTAACATTGGCAGCAGGCCTTCTGCAGACCGAGGACTTGAAAAAATACATTAAACTCTTTATTGCAAGACCAATTGTACCGGTAGGAAAAGACATCGGTTATCTTCCAGGTGAAAAAGACGAAAAATTAAAGCCGTGGATGCAGCCGATCTATGATAACCTTGAATATTTATTTAATGCTAAAAAGCAGGGAGAACTTGAAAAAATCCTTGCGGGAATAGGATCTATTCATGTAGAGGCGCTTACTTATATCAGGGGTAGAAGCCTGCCTGACCAGTTCATTATTATTGATGAAGCACAAAACCTTACAAAACATGAAGTGAAGACGATATTAACGAGGGTAGGGGAAGGAAGCAAGGTAATTCTCCTGGGTGATCCGAAACAGATTGATCATCCTTATCTCGATGAATTTACGAATGGGCTCACATATGTTGTTGAAAAATTCAAAGACCAGAGCATCAGTGGGCATGTAAAACTTGAAAAAGGGGAGCGCTCGAGCCTGGCTCAGCTCGCGGCAGATCTTCTTTAG
- a CDS encoding peptidyl-prolyl cis-trans isomerase: MDFVLELKGKVKYILTIDPGVFIFDDRKFDLTTYFDEKENVESEEEKYLKAISSHWDKEIIEGSAPPEKKPASRKTLKEKIATGTFGIGFAHLIKNAEPDKTASLIEIHTADGMEEITLEEGLQSVLGFSLNGKPLKEDGPVHFYYGDGRNKENPLKNIRGFIIK, encoded by the coding sequence ATGGATTTTGTTTTAGAATTAAAGGGAAAAGTTAAGTATATTCTGACCATCGATCCGGGTGTATTTATATTCGATGACAGAAAGTTTGATCTGACCACATATTTTGATGAAAAAGAGAATGTTGAGAGTGAAGAAGAAAAGTATTTAAAAGCAATATCTTCCCATTGGGATAAAGAAATTATTGAAGGTTCTGCTCCTCCAGAGAAAAAACCAGCGTCTAGGAAGACACTGAAAGAGAAAATTGCAACGGGTACATTCGGCATTGGCTTTGCACACCTCATAAAGAACGCTGAACCGGATAAAACGGCCTCTCTTATTGAAATCCATACAGCAGACGGAATGGAAGAAATCACATTGGAAGAAGGCCTCCAATCTGTATTGGGCTTCTCTTTAAATGGAAAGCCTTTAAAAGAAGACGGTCCCGTCCATTTCTATTACGGTGATGGAAGAAATAAAGAAAATCCGTTAAAAAACATTAGAGGATTCATTATCAAATAA
- a CDS encoding YlaN family protein yields the protein MATGHREKAFELLQADAAKILKLIEVQMENLTMPQCPLYEEVLDTQMFGLSREIDFAVRLNLVDEEDGKGLLESLERQLSALHEASLRK from the coding sequence ATGGCAACAGGACATCGAGAAAAGGCATTTGAACTATTACAGGCGGATGCTGCAAAGATACTGAAGTTAATCGAGGTGCAGATGGAAAACCTGACGATGCCGCAATGTCCCCTCTATGAGGAAGTGCTTGATACACAAATGTTTGGACTCTCCCGGGAGATTGATTTTGCAGTAAGGCTTAACCTCGTTGATGAGGAAGATGGCAAAGGCTTGCTGGAATCACTTGAACGTCAGCTTTCCGCACTGCATGAAGCTTCTCTGCGGAAATAA
- the ftsW gene encoding putative lipid II flippase FtsW — MLKKMFRHYDYSLVIAILVLCGLGLVMVYSASIIVSINRFGYSSNYFFIRQLVFLGAGLVCFLVAMIIPYQFYKKLIVPIVFGSILLLIAVLFIGKTTNNAQSWIYIGPIGFQPAEFVKLGLTIYLAAIFSKKQDKLENFAASAPPLSVFAVMFILIMKQPDLGTGLIIAATTGIIILSSGMKPGHKLILIVSALMIIGLGSQVLTHEQKSRFTAAYEPFKDPQGDGFQLVNSYLAIGSGGITGNGLGQSIQKYGFLPEPHTDFIIAVIAEELGFWGVALIVGLIGFVVIKGFITGLRSRDTYGSLLAFGISGMVGIQSSVNLGAAIGLLPITGVPLPFISYGGSSLVLLLISMGILVNISCHVNYKRKHQKPEQAPAKANLHAV, encoded by the coding sequence ATGTTAAAAAAAATGTTTCGGCACTATGATTATTCACTGGTGATTGCAATTTTGGTTTTATGCGGTCTTGGTCTCGTGATGGTTTACAGCGCGAGCATCATTGTTTCAATTAACCGCTTCGGCTATTCCAGCAATTACTTTTTTATCCGCCAGCTTGTTTTTTTGGGAGCCGGGCTTGTCTGTTTTTTGGTTGCGATGATTATTCCCTATCAGTTCTATAAAAAACTCATCGTACCGATTGTTTTCGGCTCTATCCTCCTGCTCATAGCGGTTCTGTTTATCGGAAAAACGACAAACAACGCACAGAGCTGGATTTACATAGGACCTATCGGGTTTCAGCCGGCAGAATTTGTGAAGCTTGGACTGACGATTTACCTTGCTGCGATCTTTTCAAAAAAGCAGGACAAGCTTGAAAATTTTGCGGCCAGCGCACCTCCGTTGAGTGTATTTGCCGTGATGTTTATTCTGATCATGAAACAGCCGGATTTGGGGACCGGTTTGATTATTGCTGCGACTACCGGCATCATTATCCTGAGCTCAGGTATGAAACCAGGACATAAACTGATTTTGATTGTATCTGCACTAATGATCATCGGACTTGGTTCCCAGGTTTTGACACATGAGCAGAAGTCGCGTTTTACCGCGGCTTATGAACCGTTTAAAGATCCGCAAGGGGACGGTTTTCAGCTCGTCAATTCCTACTTGGCCATCGGTTCTGGAGGGATCACCGGCAATGGACTGGGCCAGAGTATTCAGAAATATGGCTTTCTTCCGGAACCTCATACAGATTTCATTATTGCCGTTATAGCGGAAGAGCTAGGATTCTGGGGAGTCGCACTTATAGTCGGCTTGATTGGATTTGTTGTTATTAAAGGCTTTATAACCGGCCTTAGAAGCAGGGATACTTATGGAAGCCTGCTTGCCTTTGGTATATCTGGTATGGTCGGAATCCAGTCTTCAGTAAATCTTGGGGCAGCCATTGGTCTGCTTCCGATTACAGGCGTACCTTTGCCTTTTATATCGTATGGTGGTTCATCTCTAGTCTTGTTGTTAATTTCCATGGGGATTTTAGTTAATATTTCCTGCCATGTTAATTATAAAAGAAAGCATCAAAAGCCGGAACAAGCACCTGCAAAAGCAAATCTTCACGCAGTGTAA
- the cyoE gene encoding heme o synthase: MSKTQTTFDDADKVIKADSLPEANPTGTWKDFLTIAKMGIVISNLITVFAGVFLAIKFNSLLFMDELNVLALAVVGSAFVIAGGCCLNNYIDRDIDGLMDRTMDRPTVTGKIEAHQALWMGIILSAIGVILLAMTTLTAAVFGLIGLFVYVVVYTMWLKRTHSINTVVGGISGAMPPLIGWAAVDANLDIKAWILFLILFLWQPPHFLALAMKRCEEYRNAGIPMLPVVSGFKMTKRQMIWYVAALIPVSLYLYPFGKVFTILAAVLGFGWLALGLSGIRTSDDIKWARQMFVYSLNYLTILFVAMILVNI, translated from the coding sequence GTGAGCAAAACTCAAACGACATTTGATGATGCTGACAAAGTGATCAAGGCTGATTCTCTACCGGAAGCTAATCCGACAGGTACATGGAAAGATTTTCTTACAATTGCCAAGATGGGAATCGTTATTTCAAATCTCATCACAGTTTTTGCAGGTGTATTTCTTGCCATTAAGTTTAACAGTCTGCTCTTTATGGATGAGCTGAATGTTTTGGCTCTGGCCGTTGTCGGCTCAGCCTTTGTAATCGCGGGAGGCTGCTGCTTAAACAATTACATAGACCGAGATATTGACGGTTTGATGGATCGTACCATGGACAGACCGACAGTAACCGGTAAGATTGAAGCACACCAGGCATTATGGATGGGGATAATTTTATCTGCCATCGGCGTTATTCTTCTAGCCATGACAACGCTAACAGCCGCCGTTTTTGGATTGATTGGTTTATTTGTATATGTGGTTGTTTACACGATGTGGCTTAAAAGAACCCACTCTATTAATACGGTTGTGGGCGGAATTTCCGGAGCGATGCCGCCTCTGATCGGCTGGGCCGCAGTGGATGCGAACCTGGATATAAAAGCTTGGATTCTGTTCTTGATTCTGTTTTTATGGCAGCCGCCGCATTTTTTGGCGCTTGCGATGAAGAGATGTGAAGAATACAGAAATGCAGGAATACCAATGCTTCCTGTCGTATCGGGATTTAAAATGACGAAGCGCCAGATGATCTGGTATGTAGCAGCTCTCATCCCGGTCTCCTTATATTTGTATCCATTTGGCAAGGTATTTACCATTTTAGCCGCTGTCCTGGGATTTGGCTGGCTGGCTCTTGGGTTATCTGGTATCCGGACAAGTGATGACATCAAGTGGGCAAGGCAGATGTTTGTCTACTCTCTTAATTACTTGACTATATTGTTCGTCGCTATGATTCTCGTAAACATATAA
- the coxB gene encoding cytochrome c oxidase subunit II produces the protein MRNLLRKGRVIPLFAMLALLLMGCGDPTLSALMPQGEVANKQYSLMVLSLAIMIFVLLVVFIIYVFVLIKFRRRKGDDTIPEQVEGNHLLEILWTAIPILLLIILAVPTVMQTFDLSAKDKPKKGELALKVTGHQYWWEFEYPKEEIITSQELVLPVNTKVHVELSSADVIHSFWIPSLAGKTDTNPGDGSKNYMWIETGKKEQIYKGKCAELCGASHALMDFKVKVVSKEKYKAWVDSFKNASGNATGNAAEGQKIFKKNCMSCHAVGKNGGNTGPNLTGFGDKQRVAGVLEHNKANLEKWIKNPQKVKPGNNMPNVPLNDEEVDAVADYLLSLKLQ, from the coding sequence ATGAGAAATTTGCTGCGTAAAGGGCGAGTAATCCCTTTGTTTGCAATGCTGGCGCTTCTGCTGATGGGTTGTGGTGATCCAACACTGTCTGCGCTTATGCCGCAAGGTGAAGTAGCCAACAAACAATACTCATTAATGGTGCTGAGCTTAGCAATTATGATTTTTGTATTGTTGGTCGTTTTTATCATTTATGTATTTGTTTTGATCAAATTTAGAAGGCGCAAGGGCGATGACACGATTCCTGAACAGGTAGAAGGAAATCATCTGCTCGAAATTTTGTGGACTGCGATTCCAATTCTTTTACTGATTATTCTTGCAGTTCCGACAGTTATGCAAACTTTTGATTTATCTGCGAAAGATAAACCTAAAAAGGGTGAACTGGCTCTCAAGGTTACAGGCCATCAGTACTGGTGGGAGTTTGAGTATCCTAAAGAAGAGATTATTACTTCTCAGGAACTAGTGCTTCCAGTTAACACAAAAGTGCATGTGGAGCTTTCTTCCGCTGATGTCATCCATTCATTCTGGATTCCATCGCTTGCTGGTAAAACAGACACCAATCCTGGTGACGGCAGCAAGAACTACATGTGGATTGAAACAGGAAAGAAAGAACAGATCTATAAAGGGAAATGTGCTGAATTATGCGGTGCTTCTCATGCCCTTATGGATTTCAAGGTAAAAGTCGTTTCAAAAGAAAAATACAAGGCTTGGGTAGATTCATTCAAGAATGCAAGCGGCAATGCTACCGGAAATGCTGCTGAAGGGCAAAAAATCTTTAAAAAGAACTGTATGTCTTGTCATGCGGTAGGCAAAAACGGCGGTAATACCGGACCTAATCTTACTGGTTTCGGTGATAAACAGCGTGTTGCCGGTGTACTTGAGCACAACAAAGCCAACTTGGAAAAATGGATTAAAAATCCTCAAAAAGTAAAACCAGGCAATAACATGCCGAACGTGCCCCTTAATGATGAAGAAGTTGACGCAGTAGCTGACTATCTTCTAAGTCTAAAACTTCAATAG
- the ctaD gene encoding cytochrome c oxidase subunit I — MSTHASHKKRSGLMDWLTTVDHKKIGILYLIAGGFFFIIGGIEAMLMRIQLIKPENDFVAAETFNQLLTMHGTTMIFFAAMPLIFAFMNAVVPLQIGARDVAFPFVNALGFWLFFFGGVLLNLSWLLGGAPDAGWTAYAPLSTTSGGPGVDFYVLGIQISGIGTLIGGINFLVTIINMRAPGMTFMRMPLFTWTAFVTSGLILFAFPPLTIGLFMLSFDRVFDANFFNPDNGGNILIWEHIFWIFGHPEVYILILPSFGAISEVVATFSRKRLFGYSAMVFATVLIGFLGFMVWVHHMFTVGLGPVANSIFAVATMAIAVPTGVKIFNWLFTMWGGKIVFSTAMLWAVGFIPTFVMGGVTGVMLAIPSADYQFHDSYFVVAHFHYVIVGGVILGLFAGLYYWYPRMFNRVLNETLGKIHFWTFFIGFHLTFFPQHFLGLMGMPRRVFTYLSGQDLDQLNFISSIGAFLMAIGTIVLLINIIISASKKYAPSSDPWNGRTLEWAIPYPTPEYNFAQTPLVRGLDAFWIEKAAGNKGMTPAEPVGDIHMPNPSILPLFMSIGLFSAALGLIYNTITVTIIGIIATFICMFLRSIIDDHGFHIHKEEVEDDLKGVKE, encoded by the coding sequence GTGTCTACTCATGCAAGTCACAAAAAGAGAAGTGGGCTGATGGACTGGCTCACCACAGTTGATCATAAAAAAATTGGTATTTTATACCTTATTGCAGGGGGATTCTTCTTCATCATTGGAGGAATCGAAGCAATGTTAATGCGTATTCAGTTAATAAAACCAGAAAATGACTTTGTCGCTGCTGAGACGTTTAACCAATTGCTGACGATGCACGGTACTACAATGATTTTCTTTGCGGCCATGCCGTTGATTTTTGCATTTATGAATGCTGTAGTCCCATTGCAGATCGGGGCAAGGGACGTTGCGTTCCCGTTTGTTAACGCATTAGGATTCTGGCTGTTTTTCTTCGGAGGAGTACTACTGAATTTAAGCTGGCTCTTAGGCGGAGCTCCTGACGCTGGTTGGACGGCTTATGCGCCTCTTTCAACAACGTCCGGGGGACCGGGGGTGGACTTTTATGTACTGGGAATTCAGATCTCGGGTATAGGAACCCTTATAGGCGGAATTAACTTCCTGGTAACAATCATCAACATGCGTGCTCCTGGTATGACATTTATGCGAATGCCGTTGTTTACATGGACAGCGTTTGTTACATCAGGTTTGATTCTATTTGCATTCCCTCCATTAACTATTGGTTTATTTATGTTATCTTTTGACAGGGTTTTTGATGCAAACTTTTTCAACCCGGACAATGGCGGTAATATTTTGATTTGGGAGCATATTTTCTGGATCTTCGGACACCCTGAAGTTTATATCCTCATCTTGCCTTCGTTTGGTGCGATCAGTGAGGTAGTTGCGACCTTCTCAAGAAAACGTCTTTTCGGATACAGCGCCATGGTGTTCGCGACCGTATTGATCGGTTTCTTAGGATTCATGGTATGGGTCCACCATATGTTTACGGTCGGCCTTGGACCTGTAGCTAACTCTATTTTTGCCGTAGCAACTATGGCTATCGCTGTTCCTACAGGTGTTAAGATCTTTAACTGGCTTTTCACGATGTGGGGCGGGAAAATCGTATTCTCAACAGCCATGCTTTGGGCGGTTGGATTTATCCCGACATTCGTAATGGGTGGGGTAACAGGTGTTATGCTTGCCATTCCTTCAGCTGACTACCAATTCCATGACAGCTATTTTGTAGTAGCCCATTTCCATTATGTAATTGTGGGTGGCGTAATACTTGGTCTTTTTGCAGGCCTATACTATTGGTATCCTAGAATGTTTAACAGGGTTTTGAATGAAACTCTTGGGAAAATTCATTTCTGGACGTTCTTTATCGGCTTCCACCTTACATTCTTCCCTCAGCATTTCTTGGGACTCATGGGTATGCCGCGCCGGGTATTTACATATCTTTCCGGTCAGGACCTGGATCAATTAAACTTTATCAGTTCAATCGGTGCCTTTTTAATGGCAATCGGTACGATTGTATTATTAATTAACATTATCATCTCAGCTTCAAAAAAATATGCACCTTCTTCCGATCCTTGGAATGGAAGAACGCTGGAGTGGGCCATTCCGTATCCTACACCTGAATATAACTTTGCACAAACACCATTAGTTCGGGGACTTGATGCCTTTTGGATTGAAAAAGCAGCTGGGAATAAAGGCATGACGCCTGCAGAACCAGTCGGGGATATCCACATGCCTAATCCATCCATCCTCCCGCTCTTTATGTCAATCGGGCTTTTTAGCGCAGCGTTAGGATTAATTTATAACACTATAACTGTAACAATCATTGGAATAATCGCCACGTTTATTTGCATGTTCTTACGTTCAATTATTGACGACCATGGCTTCCATATTCACAAAGAAGAAGTGGAAGACGATTTAAAGGGGGTTAAAGAATAA
- a CDS encoding cytochrome c oxidase subunit 3, whose protein sequence is MHADERLNDANFPKHPEKATLEGKNKFLGFWLFLGGETVLFATLFGTYLGLRHMNMDGPTTEELFKLPTVFLATMLLLTSSLTSVYAVLALKQNRVKSLQGWFFVTLLLGLCFLGLEVYEFNEYVHEGHTFTSSAFGSAFYTLVGFHGGHVAFGCLWIITLLVRNWNRGITLVNAPKYYLFALYWHFVDVVWVFIFTVVYLMGKVG, encoded by the coding sequence ATGCACGCGGATGAACGATTAAATGATGCTAACTTTCCGAAACATCCCGAAAAAGCCACCCTTGAAGGCAAAAATAAATTTTTAGGATTTTGGCTGTTCTTAGGTGGAGAGACTGTTTTGTTCGCAACATTGTTCGGAACGTACTTAGGCCTTCGCCATATGAATATGGATGGCCCAACTACTGAAGAACTATTCAAGCTTCCAACCGTATTCCTGGCAACCATGCTCCTGCTAACAAGCTCTTTAACAAGCGTATATGCGGTACTTGCATTAAAGCAAAACCGCGTAAAAAGCTTGCAAGGATGGTTTTTTGTAACCTTACTTTTGGGTCTTTGCTTTCTTGGCCTGGAAGTATATGAATTTAATGAATATGTCCATGAAGGGCATACTTTTACAAGCAGTGCTTTCGGTTCTGCCTTCTATACCCTTGTAGGATTTCATGGAGGCCACGTAGCTTTCGGCTGTTTATGGATCATTACATTGCTAGTACGCAACTGGAATCGCGGAATTACGCTTGTAAACGCACCAAAGTATTATTTATTTGCCCTCTATTGGCACTTTGTTGACGTCGTTTGGGTATTCATTTTCACTGTTGTGTATCTTATGGGGAAGGTGGGTTAA
- a CDS encoding cytochrome C oxidase subunit IV family protein, translating to MANHSNPETNVHRSEALQRKLAFKEERKHHNVSFIMMILLTLIAFYAIWSDKVADSFAVLFILVLAVVQVFFQLYIWMHLSHKGHDFPLWGMMCGILVAAITVVGIAGMIWTS from the coding sequence ATGGCTAATCATAGCAACCCTGAAACCAATGTTCACCGCAGCGAGGCACTGCAGCGTAAATTGGCGTTTAAAGAAGAGAGGAAACACCATAATGTTTCTTTCATTATGATGATCCTTTTAACTCTGATTGCGTTCTACGCCATTTGGAGTGATAAAGTAGCTGATTCTTTTGCTGTACTATTTATTCTCGTACTTGCTGTTGTTCAAGTATTCTTTCAATTGTATATCTGGATGCATTTAAGTCATAAGGGACATGATTTTCCGCTTTGGGGAATGATGTGCGGAATCCTTGTTGCTGCCATTACGGTTGTTGGTATTGCAGGAATGATCTGGACTTCTTAA
- a CDS encoding cytochrome c oxidase assembly protein, whose protein sequence is MDHNMSHEKISDFGFYSLYRPDIFILILIIGILYFKYYGNKNSGLKTTKLQKFFFSAGLVFLYISKGSPLNVVGHHYLFSVHMIEMAVSYLVVPPLMILGMPHGLYLKWFSLQNSMMNIVRFLTKPLIAILVFITLFSIYHMPVVFDAVMANGFVAFLSHTILFITAFTMWWPVLCPIEELNSLSDLQKVGYVFASGVLLTPACALIMFAGHLLYSTYAHAPELVSFLPPLEDQMTGGIVMKILQEVVYGVVLGHIFYKWVKRERAKDKEDLALIKMSAAANHS, encoded by the coding sequence ATGGACCATAACATGAGTCATGAAAAAATCAGTGATTTTGGTTTTTACAGCCTTTACCGGCCGGATATTTTCATCCTAATTTTGATCATTGGCATTTTATATTTTAAATATTACGGCAACAAAAACTCGGGCTTAAAAACAACAAAGCTGCAAAAGTTCTTTTTTTCAGCAGGTCTTGTATTTTTGTATATTTCCAAAGGCAGTCCGTTAAATGTCGTCGGCCATCATTATTTATTCAGCGTGCATATGATTGAAATGGCAGTAAGCTATCTTGTGGTGCCCCCGCTTATGATCCTCGGTATGCCGCATGGTTTGTATTTGAAGTGGTTTAGCCTTCAGAATTCTATGATGAACATCGTCCGCTTTTTAACAAAACCGCTCATTGCGATATTAGTCTTTATTACGCTGTTTTCCATTTACCATATGCCAGTCGTCTTTGACGCAGTCATGGCAAATGGATTTGTGGCTTTTCTCAGCCATACCATCTTGTTTATCACGGCATTCACGATGTGGTGGCCAGTCCTTTGTCCGATTGAAGAATTGAATTCATTGTCTGATTTACAGAAGGTTGGATATGTATTCGCTAGCGGTGTTTTACTGACGCCAGCCTGTGCATTGATCATGTTTGCCGGCCATCTGCTCTATTCAACGTATGCTCATGCGCCAGAACTGGTATCGTTTCTCCCTCCATTAGAAGACCAGATGACTGGAGGAATTGTAATGAAAATTCTTCAGGAAGTGGTTTACGGAGTAGTTCTTGGACACATTTTTTATAAGTGGGTAAAAAGAGAACGGGCGAAAGACAAAGAGGATTTAGCACTGATCAAAATGAGTGCTGCTGCAAATCATTCTTAA